The Nodularia sp. LEGE 06071 genome includes a region encoding these proteins:
- a CDS encoding metal ABC transporter solute-binding protein, Zn/Mn family: protein MMLKKILSKHSLRATLAVFTIGFLGCANQTGSTSFTQTTTRIDENLPRVVATTSILCDLTRQVAENTINLICLGSPGNDSYLYQPRPEDREAIAQADIILHSGYNLKPEFSKIVAESQNSAPKIAVSQLAVSQPQQFQASGKNLTNPHIWHNPQNTIKMVEVISKNLEKLAPDNATLYSGNAKLIKNELTQLDSWIKSRIETIPANQRKLATTSNVLNYYTTAYKIPLVGLNGISNQVNPTDTQIQNWAKTIQQAQVPTIFAETTINSELIEPVATKANVRLSKRQLYTYGLGEPGSEADTYQKIMVANTRTIVEGLGGTYLIFVPTVAQ, encoded by the coding sequence ATGATGCTAAAAAAAATACTATCAAAGCATTCCTTACGAGCTACCTTAGCCGTCTTCACAATTGGATTTCTTGGCTGTGCAAATCAAACAGGAAGCACTTCATTCACTCAGACAACCACTAGGATAGACGAGAATCTTCCTCGTGTTGTCGCAACTACCAGCATACTTTGCGACTTAACTAGACAAGTAGCTGAAAATACAATTAACCTGATTTGCTTGGGTTCTCCTGGTAACGACTCCTACCTTTATCAACCCAGACCAGAAGACCGGGAAGCGATCGCACAAGCTGATATAATTCTCCACAGTGGCTACAATTTAAAACCAGAATTTAGCAAAATAGTGGCAGAAAGTCAAAATTCTGCACCCAAAATAGCTGTAAGTCAACTGGCGGTTTCTCAACCACAGCAATTTCAAGCATCTGGAAAAAATTTAACTAACCCTCATATTTGGCATAATCCTCAGAACACTATCAAAATGGTAGAGGTAATTAGCAAAAATTTGGAGAAATTAGCACCGGACAACGCCACATTATATAGTGGTAATGCCAAATTAATTAAAAATGAACTAACTCAACTCGATAGTTGGATAAAATCCCGAATAGAAACTATTCCTGCTAATCAACGCAAGTTAGCCACAACTAGTAATGTCCTAAATTATTACACTACAGCCTACAAAATTCCTTTAGTCGGGTTAAATGGTATCAGTAATCAAGTAAATCCCACAGATACACAAATACAAAATTGGGCGAAAACTATCCAGCAAGCGCAAGTACCAACAATATTTGCGGAGACAACAATTAACTCCGAATTAATTGAACCTGTGGCGACAAAGGCTAATGTCAGACTCTCCAAAAGGCAATTATATACTTATGGACTAGGTGAACCCGGAAGCGAAGCCGATACCTATCAGAAAATCATGGTTGCTAATACACGCACAATTGTAGAAGGTTTGGGAGGGACTTATCTAATCTTTGTACCGACAGTTGCTCAATGA